The Vampirovibrio chlorellavorus genome includes the window GCCTCTACAAGACCGATACCGAAGAATCCCATATGCCCAAGTACTATGCGCTGTCCATGTTTCCCTATCCGTCCGGGCGTCTGCACATGGGACACGTGCGCAACTACACCATCACCGATGTGATTGCCCGCTTCAAGCGTATGCACGGCTTTAACGTGCTGCATCCTATGGGCTGGGACAGCTTTGGCCTGCCCGCCGAGAACGCCGCCATCCAGAACAACATCCCGCCCGCGGATTGGACTTTTAGCAACATCGACTACATGCGTAAACAGCTCAAGCAGTTGGGGCTTGCCGTGGACTGGGATCGGGAAGTGACCACCTGCAAGGAAGATTACTACAAGTGGACCCAATGGATGTTCCTGTACCTGTATCAGCGGGGCTTGGCCTACAAAAAAGAAGCGCCGGTCAACTGGTGCGAGCAATGCCATACCGTACTGGCCAACGAGCAGGTGATTGACGGTCGTTGCTGGCGGGATGATTCGCTGGTGACAAAGAAAAAGCTGAACCAGTGGTTCTTCAAGACCACCGAATACGCCGATCGCCTGCTGAAAAATCTGGATAGTCTGAAGGGCTGGCCGGAACGGGTCTTGTTGATGCAGAAAAACTGGATTAACAAGTCCATTGGGGCCGAAGTGGAATTTGCCGTGGAAGGCCGGGATATTAAAATCCCCATTTTTACCACCCGCCCCGATACCATTTTTGGGGTCACCTACATGGTGCTGGCCCCGGAACACCCGCTGGTGGAGCTGCTGGTCAGTGAAGACTATCGGGAATCCGTGCAGCAATACATCGAAACCACCAAGCTGAAGAGCGAAATGGATCGCACCGCCACGGACAAGGAAAAAACCGGGTTGCCCTTGGGCGTGAACGCCATCAACCCCTATACGGGAGAGGCGGTTCCCATCTGGATTTCCGATTACGTGCTGGTGGAGTACGGTACTGGGGCGGTCATGGCCGTGCCTGCCCACGATGAGCGTGACTTTGTCTTTGCCCAAAAGTTCCAGTTGCCCATTCGGCGGGTCATTGAGCCGTCTGGTCAGTCAAGCCAGCCCGGTCAGCCGCTCACTGCCGCTTACACTGAGCCCGGCGTCTTGATTGAATCCGGTGAATTTACCGGGCTGGACAGCGAAACGGCCAAGGAGAAAATCACCCGATTGGCCCAGGACAAGGGCTTCGGGAAAGAAAAAATCCAGTACCGCCTCCGGGATTGGCTGGTTTCCCGGCAACGTTACTGGGGCACCCCCATTCCCATTATCTATTGCGATCATTGCGGGACGGTGCCAGTACCGGATGAGGATTTGCCGGTGCGCTTGCCCAAGGATGTCGACTTCACGGTGAAGGGCGTCTCCCCGGTGGCCACTTCGCCTTCGTTTAAAAACGCCCCCTGTCCCAAGTGCGGCAAAATGGCCAAGCGGGAAACCGATACCATGGACACCTTTGTGGATAGCTCCTGGTACTACCTGCGCTACATCGATCCGCACAATGAGACCAAGCCCTTTGAGCCACAGCTCATTCACCAGTGGATGCCGGTGGATCAGTATGTGGGTGGCATTGAGCATGCCATTTTGCACCTCATGTACAGCCGGTTCTTTATGATGGCCCTGAGTGACAGCGGCTGGACGGAGCAGGACGAGCCGTTCAAGAACCTGCTGACCCAGGGCATGGTGCTGAAAGACGGCGCCAAAATGAGCAAGTCCAAGGGCAATATTGTCGATCCCGATGCTATTTTTAAGGAATTCGGGGCCGATACAGCCCGCTTCTTCATCCTCAGCGATTCGCCACCCCAAGCGGACTTTGACTGGAAGGAATCCGCCGTGGAAGGCTGCTTCAAGTTCCTGTGCCGGGTGTGGCGTTGTGTCACCGAGCATCAGAACGCCATTAGCTTCAGCCTGCCCTTGCCCGCTTATGAGGAGATGTCCGGCGAGACCCGGGAACTGTTCCAGTGGACGAACCGCACCATTGGCGGCATTACCACCGATATTGAGACCCAGTTTCAGTTCAACACGGTCATCAGCAAAATTCGGGAATTTGTAAATTACCTGAGCAAGTTTGAGCCTGGCGAGGAGCCCAACGCGGTTTACAGCCACGCCATTGCCGCTTTGTTGAAGCTGATGGCCCCCATCACTCCGCATTTGGCCCAGGAACTGTGGGTCATCTCCGGTGGGGATGGTGCCTTGTACACCCAAAGCTGGCCCAAGTGGGACCCGGTGGCCACCCAGGCCGACACGGTGGAAATTGTGGTACAGGTGAACGGCAAGGTGCGGGATAAGTTCACCGTGGCCAGTGGTTTGCCCCAAGCAACGCTGGAAGAAATGGCCCGTGAGCGTCCCAAGGTCATTCAGCAACTGGGCAATCAGCAAGTGGTCAAGGTCATTGTGGTGCCCAACAAGCTGGTCAATCTGGTGGTCAAGTAATCCGCTTAAACTTCTTCTGACAGGAAGCAATTCGTTTGCTGAAGGCGGGCTTTCACCGCTGAAAATCCCGCTTGGGGTAACCCCGTGGGCTGGCGGCTGATCACACTGCACCACGCTCAGCACAGCGTCCACACTCAAGCGTTTCCTGCGTCTGCCGATGGGGTTGTCTAAAATATGGGCCATGCAAGCGGACTCTTTCTTTGGACTCTTTCTTTTCATTCGGTGCCGGTCTATAGTGGACGATAGCCCGTTTCAGCGCTGACCCCCATCCTGAATCCGGTGGAGTATTGTGCCTCAAGAGGTAAATGGTTTGTCTCCCCAACGTCCCCCACACATCCCGGTTTTGCTCGATTCGGTCTTGGAATGCCTGCAGCCGGAGCCGGGGAAAACTTACGTGGATGCCACGCTGGGCGCAGGCGGCCATGCGGAGGCCATACTGCAACACATTCAACCGGGCGGGCGCTTGTTCGGGATTGATCAGGACCCCAGCGCCTTAAAACTGGCCGTCGATCGCCTGTCTCCCTTTGGCAGTGCTTTCCAGCCGCTGGCCGGTAACTTTTCAGAGATTGCCAAGCTGATGCCGTCTGAGGCATTGCCCATTACCGGTGGCATTCTGGCCGATATCGGGGTGTCATCCATGCAGCTGGATCAAGCGGAACGGGGCTTCAGCTTCAATAAGCAGGCCCCGCTGGATATGCGCATGAACCCACAGGGGGCCTTAACCGCTGCCACGGTGGTCAATACTTACAGCGAAGCCGATTTGGTGCGGCTTTTCTCCGAATACGGGGAAGAGCACATGTCCAAAACCCTGGCCCGGGAGATGGTGAGCTACCGCAAGACCAGCCCGTTTGAAACCACGCTGGACTTGGCCAATTTTATTGCTGAGCAATACAAGCGGGTGGGCAAGCACGAGAAGAACCATCCGGCCACTCGGGTGTTTCAGGCTTTGCGCATTGAAGTGAACGATGAACTGGGGAGTCTGCGACGCTTTTTGGAAAGCGCGCCGTCTTTGCTGGCCCCCGGGGCGACGCTGCTGGTGATCAGTTTTCACTCGCTGGAAGATCGCATTGTGAAAGACTTTTTCAAAACCCAGAGCCGGGATTGCATTTGCCCGCCCCGCCTGCCCATTTGTCAATGCGGTCACCGGGCTACCTTCAAGCTCCCCAAAGGCAAGCTCCCCAAAGGGCAGCCTTTTGTGGCCAGCCCCGAGGAGCTGAAACTCAATCCCCGCGCTCGCAGCGCCAAGTTGCGGGTGGCCGTGCGGATTTGACAGGCGGCTTGCTGCTTGTCAGCTCATCAAATCGTAGATGATCCAGCCGAAGATGGTGCGGGGCGGCTCATTGGGATTCAACAAATCCTGAATTTCCGCTTGCCCGGTACGGGTGGTGCCATCCATCCAGTTGCGATGATCCATGCCGGCAAACAGG containing:
- the leuS gene encoding leucine--tRNA ligase, which codes for METSTEKSILQIDSYQPQVIEAKWQRQWDETGLYKTDTEESHMPKYYALSMFPYPSGRLHMGHVRNYTITDVIARFKRMHGFNVLHPMGWDSFGLPAENAAIQNNIPPADWTFSNIDYMRKQLKQLGLAVDWDREVTTCKEDYYKWTQWMFLYLYQRGLAYKKEAPVNWCEQCHTVLANEQVIDGRCWRDDSLVTKKKLNQWFFKTTEYADRLLKNLDSLKGWPERVLLMQKNWINKSIGAEVEFAVEGRDIKIPIFTTRPDTIFGVTYMVLAPEHPLVELLVSEDYRESVQQYIETTKLKSEMDRTATDKEKTGLPLGVNAINPYTGEAVPIWISDYVLVEYGTGAVMAVPAHDERDFVFAQKFQLPIRRVIEPSGQSSQPGQPLTAAYTEPGVLIESGEFTGLDSETAKEKITRLAQDKGFGKEKIQYRLRDWLVSRQRYWGTPIPIIYCDHCGTVPVPDEDLPVRLPKDVDFTVKGVSPVATSPSFKNAPCPKCGKMAKRETDTMDTFVDSSWYYLRYIDPHNETKPFEPQLIHQWMPVDQYVGGIEHAILHLMYSRFFMMALSDSGWTEQDEPFKNLLTQGMVLKDGAKMSKSKGNIVDPDAIFKEFGADTARFFILSDSPPQADFDWKESAVEGCFKFLCRVWRCVTEHQNAISFSLPLPAYEEMSGETRELFQWTNRTIGGITTDIETQFQFNTVISKIREFVNYLSKFEPGEEPNAVYSHAIAALLKLMAPITPHLAQELWVISGGDGALYTQSWPKWDPVATQADTVEIVVQVNGKVRDKFTVASGLPQATLEEMARERPKVIQQLGNQQVVKVIVVPNKLVNLVVK
- the rsmH gene encoding 16S rRNA (cytosine(1402)-N(4))-methyltransferase RsmH, translated to MSPQRPPHIPVLLDSVLECLQPEPGKTYVDATLGAGGHAEAILQHIQPGGRLFGIDQDPSALKLAVDRLSPFGSAFQPLAGNFSEIAKLMPSEALPITGGILADIGVSSMQLDQAERGFSFNKQAPLDMRMNPQGALTAATVVNTYSEADLVRLFSEYGEEHMSKTLAREMVSYRKTSPFETTLDLANFIAEQYKRVGKHEKNHPATRVFQALRIEVNDELGSLRRFLESAPSLLAPGATLLVISFHSLEDRIVKDFFKTQSRDCICPPRLPICQCGHRATFKLPKGKLPKGQPFVASPEELKLNPRARSAKLRVAVRI